From the Sanguibacter sp. HDW7 genome, the window GAAGTTCGGTAGTCCGAAAACTATGTTGGGGCGATGCCCACCCCTCGTCCGCCGCGGCACGGCCGCCTCGCGGCACTGACCTCGCTCGTCCTTGTCCTGGCGCTGCTCGGCGGGTGCGGGACGAGCGCGGATCCGGTGGCGGACGATCCACGGCCGCTGGCCCTCGCGACGTTCACGGTCGTCGCCGACATCGCACGCAACGTCGCGGGCGACGACCTGCGCGTCGCGTCCATCACCAAGGTCGGCGCTGAGATCCACGGTTACGACCCGACGCCGGGGGACCTGCGTCGGGCTGCTGGCGCGGACATCATCCTCGACAACGGCCTGGGGCTCGAGGCCTGGTTCGCGCGCTTCGTCGACGGCCTCGACGTGCCGCGCGTCACCCTGTCCGAGGGACTTGCGACGATCCCCGTCGCGCGCGGAGAGGCCGAGGGCCGACCCAACCCTCACGCGTGGATGAGCCCGTCGGCGGGCGCCGCGTACGCGCGCCGCGCGGCGGAGGCCTTCGCCGCGCTCGACCCGGCGCACGCCGACGGCTACCGGGGGCGCGCCGAGGCGTACGCGACCCGCCTCCAGACCCTCCGGGACGAGCTCGTCACCCGGCTCGAGACCGTCCCGGAAGCATCGCGCGCGCTCGTCACGTGCGAGGGCGCGTTCTCCTACCTCACGGCGGACGTGGGCCTCGAGGAGCGGTACCTGTGGGCCGTCAACGCCGAGCAGCAGGCGACGCCGCAGCAGGTCGCGGACGTCGAGACGTTCGTCCGCGAGCGCAGCGTCCCCGCGGTGTTCTGCGAGTCCACTGTCAACCCCTCGGCCATGCAGCGGCTCGCGGAGGCGACCGGCGCGCGATACGTCGGTCCGCTCTACGTGGACTCGCTCTCCGCGCCGGACGGCCCGGTCCCGACCTATCTCGACCTGCTCCGGCACGATGTCGAGCTCATTGTCTCGGGGCTCACGGGAGGTGCGGCGTGACGCGGGAACCTGCGCTCGATGTTCTGGGCCTCACCGTCCTGCGCGGCGAGGTCCGGGCGCTCACGGACGTGTCGCTCACGGTCGTCCCGGGCCGCGTGACGGCGCTCGTCGGTCCCAACGGCTCGGGCAAGTCGACGCTCTTCGCGGCGGTGACGGGCGGGGTCGACGTGTCGTCGGGCTCGGTGACGGTCGGGGGCACGGACGCGGCTGCGGCCCGACGGCGTCGGGCGATCGCGTTCGTCGGCCAGGACGACACGGTCGACCGAGCGTTCCCGCTTACTGTCGCCGACGTCGTCGCCCAGGGTCGGCCCGCGCCGCGTGGACTGCTCGGCCGCCGGTCCGCCGCGGACCGAACCGCGATCGCGGCCGCGCTCGAGCGTGTCGGGCTGGCGGGGCTCGCGCGCCGGCCGATCGGTGCGCTCTCGGGCGGGCAGCGCCGCCGCGTGCTCGTGGCCCGGGCGCTCGTCCAGGAGGCGGACCTGCTGCTGCTCGACGAGCCGCTCGCAGGCGTGGACGTCGCGTCGGCCGAGCTGCTCGTGGACGTCGTCCGTGCACGGGCGGCCGAGGGTGCTGGCGTGCTCGTCTCGACGCACGACCTCGCTGGCGTCGCGGGCCTCGCGGACGACGTCGTGCTCCTCGCGGGGCGCGTCGTCGTGGCCGGGCCCGTCGCGACGACGCTCACGCCAGACGCTCTCGCCGAGGCGTTCGGGCTCCGGCCGCCCCAGGAGCAGCCATGACGATCCTCGACCTCGTCGCCGACCCGCTGTCGCACGAGTTCATGCTCCGCGCGCTCGTCGTCATCACGACCTCGAGCGCCGTGTGCGCCCTGCTGTCCTGCTGGCTGGTCCTCGTGGGCTGGTCGCTCATGGGCGACGCCGTCTCGCACGCGGTGCTGCCGGGCGTCGTGCTCGCGTACGTCCTCGGGCTGCCGTTCGCCGTGGGTGCCGTCGTCTTCGCGCTCGGGGCTGTCGTGCTCGTCGCGGCCGTGCGGACGACGGGCCGTACGAAGGAGGACGCGGCGATCGGCATCGTCTTCACGACGCTCTTCGCCCTCGGCCTCGTGCTCGTCTCGGTGACGCCGAGCCAGACCGACCTCATGCACGTCGTCTTCGGCAACGTCCTCGGAGTCTCCCGCGGCGAGCTCGTCCAGGTCGCGGTGCTTGCGGGGGTCGTCGCCGTCGTCGCGCTCGTACGTCGACACGATCTCACGGCCTTCGCGTTCGACCCGGTCCAGCTCCGGGTGCTCGGCCGGTCGCCCGGGCGCGTCGGGGCGCTCCTGCTCGTGCTGCTCGCGCTCACGTCGGTCACCGCGATCCAGTCGGTCGGCGTCGTGCTCGTCGTCGCGATGCTCGTCATCCCGGGGGCGACAGCACATCTCCTGTGCGACCGGCTCTCGTCGATGCTCGCCGTCGCACCCCTCGTCGCGGTCGTGTGCGGCGTCGTCGGCGTGTACGTGTCGTACTACGCGGACCTCGCGACGGGTGCGACCGTCGTGCTCGCCCAAGGCGCGGCGTACCTTCTCGCGGCGCTCCTCGCGCCGCACCGTGGCGTGTTCGCGCGTGTGCGTTCACGCGTTCGCGTCCCGGCGTGAAGTCTCGGGTGGGAGCACCCTGCCGCACGGGTCCTTCGCCTTGACCCCACGAGTGCGGTGCGGTCGGAGGATGGTTTCAGGGCCGGGCCCAGACCGGGTCCGGCACCGACCGGACAGGACACGACATGGCACGCAGGAGCAGAAGAGCACTGGCGATCGCCGCAGCCTCGGCGCTCGCCCTCGGCGCGGGAACGCTGTCGGCCGCCGCGGGCGGCCGCGGTCACGGTCACGGCACGCACGACCCGTCGCCGCCGGCGACGGTGGCGACGGGGCTCGTCGCCGCGCTGACGTTCGACGTCACGGGCAAGGGCGTCGTCGTCGGGCAGCCGAGCGGCGCGATCGACCTTATCCGTCGCGACGGGATGACGAGGCAGCTCGTCGCACCGGGCGGGGTCCAGGCCGAGGCGGTCTCCGTCCACGGCAGCACGATCTTGTGGGCGACGACACCCCGGGACGCGACGACGTTCGAGCCGTCCGCCTCGACGTTGTGGCGCACGGACCGCAAGGGCCGCACGACGAAGGTGGCCGACGTCCTCGCGTTCGAGAAGAAGCACAACCCTGACGCGAAGAACACGTACGGCTTCATCGGGCTCGACGCGGGCTGCGCCGCCAGCCTCCCGCCCGAGCTCCAGAAGCACGGCGGGATCATCGACGTTCACCCGTACCAGTCGGTCACGCACGCGGGCAGGCTCTTCGTCGCCGACGCGGGCGCGAACGCGATCTTCTCGGTCGATCACCGTGGCAAGATCCGCACGGTCGCGGTGCTCCCGCCCGTGAAGGTCAAGGTGACCGCAGAGATGGCCGCAGGTCTCGGCATGCCGGACTGCGTCGTCGGCGCGAAGTTCGCGCTCGACCCGGTGCCGACGGACGTCGAGGTCGGCCCGCGCGGCATGCTCTACGTCTCGACGCTCCCGGGCGGCCCGGAGGACGGTTCGCTCGGCGCGCTCGGCGGCGTGTGGAAGGTCGACCCCCGCACGGGGAAGGTCTCGCAGGTCGCGTCCGGCTTCCTCGGCGCGACGAACCTCGCCGTCGCCCGCGGCGGCGATGTCTACGTCACCGAGATGTTCGGCGGCAAGGTGACGAAGCTCCCCAGGTGGGGCAAGCGCACGACCGTGCTCGAGACCGCGATGCCTGTCGCGGCAGAGATGCGTGGGCAGTCGCTCTACGTGCTCTCCGACCCGTTCGCGACAGGACTCCTGCAGCGGCTGCGAGTGAGGTGATGCAGCGCGTCACCGCGTGAGCGCAGCTCGCGGACGACGACGGCGGCGGTCCCGGGTTCCCGGGGCCGCCGCCGTCCTCTTCTGTTCGTCAGTCCCTGCGGACGCCGAGCGCGAGGCCCACGGCGAGGCACGAGCCGAGCAGCCCGCCCGAGAAGAGCAGCGCGCTGTGCTGAGCGATGGCCTCGCCCATGGCCCAGAAGCCCAGCACGAAGATCGCCATGACGACGACGAAGATGAGGGCGTTCACGGCGACCGGACGGTCGTCCATGTGCGCCTCGGTGGGCTCGGTGTTGAACGTGTCCATCGCTCCTCCAACGGCTCTGGGTGGCGCGTGCGCGCCCTGGTCCGAGACTACCCGGGTTCGGTGCGCGGGACGCTCAGCGTCCGAGCTGCTCGGCGAAGGGGACGACGTCGGCGAAGATGTCGTCGTCCTGGGCCCCCGCGTACGCCGCGACCTTGGCGCCGAGCTCGCGCCCCGCCTTGTCGATCCGGGCCTGGAGCTTGCCGGCGGTGTCGTACGCCGAGCCGGTCGCGCCCCAGTCGTCGGTCGCCGCGAAGACGGCGGTGCCGACGACGTCGGCGTGCAGGTAGGAGAACAGCGGACGCAGCGCGTGCTCGAGGGCGAGCGAGTGCCGCGGCGTGCCTGCGGTCGCACCGAGGAGCACGGGCACGTCGGTGAGCGCCTTGGGGTCGACGACGTCGAAGAACGACTTGAAGAGCCCCGAGTACGACCCGGAGAAGATCGGCGAGACGAGCACGAGGCCGTCGGCCGTGCGGACGCGCTCGAGGACGTCCCCGAGGCGCGGCGACGGGAAGCCCGTGAGCATCATGTCGGTGATGTCGTGCGCCAGGTCGCGCAGCTCGACCGTCTCGGTCTCGACCTGCTGGCCGCGGGCGACGAGCTCGTCGGCGGCCGCGGTGACGAGCCGGTCGGCGAGCAGCCGGGTGGACGAGGGCTGGGAGAGGCCGCCGCTCACGGCGACGAGTCGGCGGGTCATGAGAGGTCCTCCTGCGAGGTGCTGGTGGCGGGGGTGCTGGCGGGGGCGGGGTCGACGTGCGCGCGCAGGACGCCGCAGAGACGCTCGAGCTCGGCGAGCTCGGAGGTGTCGAGCGAACCTGTGATCGCGCGGTCGATCGAGGCGACGTGGCGACGTCCGACGCGCTTCTGGGTCGCGCGTCCTTCCTCGGTGAGCACGACGCGCGTGCCGCGGAGGTCGTCGATGACGGCGTGCCGCTCGACGAGACCGCGGGCGACGAGCCGGTCGACGAGGCGCGACAAGGACGGCTGCGAGAGGAGCACCTCACGGTTGAGCTCCTTGAGCCGGAGGCCGTCGGCGCTGCAGCGCGAGAGCGTGAAGAGCACGTCGTACTCCTTCATGCTCACCTCGTCCCAGACGTCGTCGGCCTCGAGGCGGCGGACGACGGCGACCTGGGCGCGGAAGAGTGCCTCCCACGCCTCGGCCGTCGACGTCGCCCGCCGTCGCGTCGTCGTCGTCATCGTGCGTCCGTGGTCGGCGAGGCGCCCGTGACGTCGTCGGCGTCCGCGTAGACGGTCGAGTCGTGGCCGCCGCCGGCGGCGGCGACACGGCTCGCGTGCGTCGGGGCGTCCGGCACGTCGGCCGGACGGCCGGCGGCGAGCTCCTTGCGGAGGACGGGCACGACCTCTTCGCCGAGCAGGTCGAGCTGCTCGAGGACGGTCTTGAGCGGGAGTCCTGCGTGGTCGATGAGGAAGAGCTGGCGCTGGTAGTCGCCGACGTGGTCGCGCATCGCGGCGTAGCGGTCGATGACCTCCTGCGGCGAGCCGATCGTCAGTGGCGTCTGCTCCGAGAAGTCCTCCATCGAGGGGCCGTGGCCGTAGACGGGGGCGTTGTCGAAGTAGGGCCGGAACTCACGCTTGGCGTCCTGGGAGCTCTTGCGCATGAAGACCTGGCCGCCGAGGCCGACGATCGCCTGGTGCGCCTTGCCGTGGCCGTAGTGCTCGAAGCGGCGGCGGTAGAGCGCGACCATCTGCTTGGTGTGGCTCATGGGCCAGAAGATGTTGTTGTGGAAGAAGCCGTCGCCGTAGTAGGCGGCCTGCTCGGCGATCTCGGGAGTGCGGATCGAGCCGTGCCAGACGAACGGCGCGACACCGTCGAGCGGGCGGGGGACGGACGTGAAGCCCTGGAGCGGGGTGCGGAAGCGTCCCTTCCAGTCGACGACGTCGTTGGTCCACAGCTCGCGGAGCAGCGCGTAGTTCTCGACGGCGAGCTCGACGCCCTGGCGGATGTCCTTGCCGAACCAGGGGTAGACGGGGCCCGTGTTCCCGCGGCCCATCATGAGGTCCATACGGCCGTCGGAGAGGTGCTGGAGGAGCGCGTAGTCCTCGGCGAGGCGGACGGGGTCGTTCGTCGTGATGAGGGTCGTCGACGTCGACAGGAGGATGCGCTCGGTCTGCGCCGCGACGTGGGCGAGGAGGACGGTGGGGTTGGCGGGCGCGGCGAACGGCGGGTTGTGGTGCTCGCCGGTTGCGAAGACGTCGAGGCCGACCTCTTCTGCCTTCTTGGCGATCGCGACCGTCGCCTTGATGCGCTCGTGCTCGGTGGGGGTGCGGCCGGTCGTGGGGTCGGTCGTCACGTCGCCGACGGTGAAGATCCCGAACTGCATCATGGTGTCCTCCTGGGTGCGGCCTGTCGGGCCGGTCGAAAGTTCATGCATCTGCATCTACTTTAGCCTTCAACTATGACGGGTGTCGATGTGTTCCCGCGGGGGAGTGGTGTACGTCACCTGGGGCGGGGCGGGGCCTCGGCTTCTGCGGTTCAGGTCCGGCCGTTGGGGTGGGTGGCGCTTGGCGGCGACGCGCAAGCCGGCGCGGCGCAGGGTGGCGCCACGCAAGACTGCGCCCCGCAAGTTGGTGGCGCACGCCTCGTTGGGGGTATCGCTGCCGAACGTCCACAGGTTGCCCGCCCGCCGAGCGATTCGAATGTCCGTTCGATAGAATGAGAACATGAGCCGCAAACCTCGCTCCCGCCGCCCGCGCCCGTCGCGGTCCGCG encodes:
- a CDS encoding metal ABC transporter solute-binding protein, Zn/Mn family, translated to MPTPRPPRHGRLAALTSLVLVLALLGGCGTSADPVADDPRPLALATFTVVADIARNVAGDDLRVASITKVGAEIHGYDPTPGDLRRAAGADIILDNGLGLEAWFARFVDGLDVPRVTLSEGLATIPVARGEAEGRPNPHAWMSPSAGAAYARRAAEAFAALDPAHADGYRGRAEAYATRLQTLRDELVTRLETVPEASRALVTCEGAFSYLTADVGLEERYLWAVNAEQQATPQQVADVETFVRERSVPAVFCESTVNPSAMQRLAEATGARYVGPLYVDSLSAPDGPVPTYLDLLRHDVELIVSGLTGGAA
- a CDS encoding metal ABC transporter ATP-binding protein, with amino-acid sequence MTREPALDVLGLTVLRGEVRALTDVSLTVVPGRVTALVGPNGSGKSTLFAAVTGGVDVSSGSVTVGGTDAAAARRRRAIAFVGQDDTVDRAFPLTVADVVAQGRPAPRGLLGRRSAADRTAIAAALERVGLAGLARRPIGALSGGQRRRVLVARALVQEADLLLLDEPLAGVDVASAELLVDVVRARAAEGAGVLVSTHDLAGVAGLADDVVLLAGRVVVAGPVATTLTPDALAEAFGLRPPQEQP
- a CDS encoding metal ABC transporter permease; the protein is MTILDLVADPLSHEFMLRALVVITTSSAVCALLSCWLVLVGWSLMGDAVSHAVLPGVVLAYVLGLPFAVGAVVFALGAVVLVAAVRTTGRTKEDAAIGIVFTTLFALGLVLVSVTPSQTDLMHVVFGNVLGVSRGELVQVAVLAGVVAVVALVRRHDLTAFAFDPVQLRVLGRSPGRVGALLLVLLALTSVTAIQSVGVVLVVAMLVIPGATAHLLCDRLSSMLAVAPLVAVVCGVVGVYVSYYADLATGATVVLAQGAAYLLAALLAPHRGVFARVRSRVRVPA
- a CDS encoding ScyD/ScyE family protein, with the translated sequence MARRSRRALAIAAASALALGAGTLSAAAGGRGHGHGTHDPSPPATVATGLVAALTFDVTGKGVVVGQPSGAIDLIRRDGMTRQLVAPGGVQAEAVSVHGSTILWATTPRDATTFEPSASTLWRTDRKGRTTKVADVLAFEKKHNPDAKNTYGFIGLDAGCAASLPPELQKHGGIIDVHPYQSVTHAGRLFVADAGANAIFSVDHRGKIRTVAVLPPVKVKVTAEMAAGLGMPDCVVGAKFALDPVPTDVEVGPRGMLYVSTLPGGPEDGSLGALGGVWKVDPRTGKVSQVASGFLGATNLAVARGGDVYVTEMFGGKVTKLPRWGKRTTVLETAMPVAAEMRGQSLYVLSDPFATGLLQRLRVR
- a CDS encoding DUF805 domain-containing protein; its protein translation is MDTFNTEPTEAHMDDRPVAVNALIFVVVMAIFVLGFWAMGEAIAQHSALLFSGGLLGSCLAVGLALGVRRD
- a CDS encoding FMN reductase, which gives rise to MTRRLVAVSGGLSQPSSTRLLADRLVTAAADELVARGQQVETETVELRDLAHDITDMMLTGFPSPRLGDVLERVRTADGLVLVSPIFSGSYSGLFKSFFDVVDPKALTDVPVLLGATAGTPRHSLALEHALRPLFSYLHADVVGTAVFAATDDWGATGSAYDTAGKLQARIDKAGRELGAKVAAYAGAQDDDIFADVVPFAEQLGR
- a CDS encoding MarR family winged helix-turn-helix transcriptional regulator, whose product is MTTTTRRRATSTAEAWEALFRAQVAVVRRLEADDVWDEVSMKEYDVLFTLSRCSADGLRLKELNREVLLSQPSLSRLVDRLVARGLVERHAVIDDLRGTRVVLTEEGRATQKRVGRRHVASIDRAITGSLDTSELAELERLCGVLRAHVDPAPASTPATSTSQEDLS
- a CDS encoding LLM class flavin-dependent oxidoreductase, producing MQFGIFTVGDVTTDPTTGRTPTEHERIKATVAIAKKAEEVGLDVFATGEHHNPPFAAPANPTVLLAHVAAQTERILLSTSTTLITTNDPVRLAEDYALLQHLSDGRMDLMMGRGNTGPVYPWFGKDIRQGVELAVENYALLRELWTNDVVDWKGRFRTPLQGFTSVPRPLDGVAPFVWHGSIRTPEIAEQAAYYGDGFFHNNIFWPMSHTKQMVALYRRRFEHYGHGKAHQAIVGLGGQVFMRKSSQDAKREFRPYFDNAPVYGHGPSMEDFSEQTPLTIGSPQEVIDRYAAMRDHVGDYQRQLFLIDHAGLPLKTVLEQLDLLGEEVVPVLRKELAAGRPADVPDAPTHASRVAAAGGGHDSTVYADADDVTGASPTTDAR